The sequence TTGGGGTGGTCACCTACGTCATACATGCGACACGTTAATGTACGCGCTGGTTGATGTGAATGCGTTTTATGCGAGTTGCGAGACGATCTTCCGCCCCGACTTGCGCGGCCGGCCGGTCGTTGTGCTCAGCAACAACGATGGCTGCGTGATCGCCCGATCGGCGGAGGCCAAAAAACTGGGCATCAAAATGGCGATGCCTTTTTTCCATATCCGCGACCTGGTCAAGCGTTATGGCGTCGCTGTTTTTTCTTCAAATTATGCGCTCTATGCGGATATGTCCTGCCGCGTGATGACCATCCTGGAAGAGATGGCCCCCGCGGTTGAGGTGTACAGTATTGATGAGGCATTTTTAGATTTAACGGGGGTCGGCAACTGTGTGGATTTGACGCAGTTCGGCCACCACGTACGGGAGCGTGTTTTGCGGGAGGCTCATTTGATCGTCGGGATTGGGATCGCGCCGACGAAAACCCTGGCGAAACTGGCGAATTTCGCCGCCAAACAGTGGAGTAAAACGGATGGGGTGGTCGACCTCTCAAACGTCGATCGCCAGCGGAAACTTTTAAGCCTGATCCCCGTCGAGGAAGTCTGGGGCGTGGGGCGCCGTCTGTCGCGTAAACTGAGAAGCTCGGGCATAGACAGCGCATTGCAACTCTCCCAGTGCAGTTCGTCATATATTCGCAAATCTTTCAATGTGGTATTGGAACGCACCGTTCGCGAACTGCGCGGGGAGTCCTGCCTGGACGTTGAGGCGCTGGCGGCGCAAAAACAGCAGATCATCAGTTCCCGCTCATTCAGCTCGCGGGTCACTCACTATGATGATATGAGGCAGGCGGTTTGTTTATATGCCGAGAGAGCGGCTGAGAAACTACGGCGGGAGCGACAATATTGCAAACAGGTTTCCGTATTTATCCGAACCAGCCCGCATGCCGGGAACGAGACGTTCTATAGCAACCAGTCAATGGGCGTATTATCGATACCTTCCAACGACACGCGCGATATTGTCCGAGTGGCCGTTGAATCTTTGCAGCGAATATGGCAACCGAATTGCCGCTATATAAAAGCGGGAGTGATGCTCAACGATTTCTACAGCCGTGGAATCGCGCAGCTCAACCTGTTTGATAGCCATCAACCTCATCCGCACAGTGAAGCATTAATGTCGGCGATTGATAAAATAAACCATAGCGGTAACGGAAAGATCTGGTTCGCCGGGCAGGGCGTTTGCCAGTCGTGGGCAATGAAAAGAGAAATGCTCTCCCCGGCATACACCACCCGGCTATCTGATATCCCTACGGTAAAAATGTGATTATGTAAAGGGTGTGTGACGCCTGATCACTTCCTGTCGAGTC comes from Brenneria nigrifluens DSM 30175 = ATCC 13028 and encodes:
- the umuC gene encoding translesion error-prone DNA polymerase V subunit UmuC — encoded protein: MYALVDVNAFYASCETIFRPDLRGRPVVVLSNNDGCVIARSAEAKKLGIKMAMPFFHIRDLVKRYGVAVFSSNYALYADMSCRVMTILEEMAPAVEVYSIDEAFLDLTGVGNCVDLTQFGHHVRERVLREAHLIVGIGIAPTKTLAKLANFAAKQWSKTDGVVDLSNVDRQRKLLSLIPVEEVWGVGRRLSRKLRSSGIDSALQLSQCSSSYIRKSFNVVLERTVRELRGESCLDVEALAAQKQQIISSRSFSSRVTHYDDMRQAVCLYAERAAEKLRRERQYCKQVSVFIRTSPHAGNETFYSNQSMGVLSIPSNDTRDIVRVAVESLQRIWQPNCRYIKAGVMLNDFYSRGIAQLNLFDSHQPHPHSEALMSAIDKINHSGNGKIWFAGQGVCQSWAMKREMLSPAYTTRLSDIPTVKM